In Rhizobium gallicum bv. gallicum R602sp, the following proteins share a genomic window:
- a CDS encoding carbohydrate ABC transporter permease, giving the protein MADVALSKPGAPMRGLLFARRGRNRLDVTDWLTYGFLVLGLLIMFTPVAWVVLSSFKTQANLQEFPPSLLPYSSETAAVEGFEQPLPLFDVTLKDGTKARLAQIRRVGRNAQMINPDNPGAGRVTVAVTDAVPVRKVRLATENYSNLVASSGQAMGRYVYNSLFITTVATIITLVMNSMAAFALSKYRFAGSSVALISILSTLMIPATVVLVPTYLIVAELGLVGNLWGVILPTVATPTGVFLLRQYMLTIPDELIEAARMDHASEWRIFWRIVLPLSSPALAVVAIFSILSRWNDFLLPLIVLNRREVYTLQLALNSFQSEFEVRYDLMLAMTTLTALPLACAFIFLQRYITTGIASTGIK; this is encoded by the coding sequence ATGGCTGACGTTGCCCTGTCCAAACCCGGAGCTCCCATGCGCGGCTTGCTCTTTGCCCGGCGCGGGCGCAACAGGCTCGACGTTACCGATTGGCTCACCTATGGCTTCCTCGTCCTTGGACTGCTCATCATGTTCACGCCGGTTGCCTGGGTGGTCCTGTCTTCTTTCAAAACGCAAGCCAATCTGCAGGAATTTCCCCCGAGCCTTCTGCCCTATTCCAGCGAAACAGCCGCGGTTGAAGGTTTCGAGCAGCCGCTGCCGCTCTTCGACGTAACCTTGAAGGACGGCACGAAGGCGCGGCTTGCGCAGATCCGCCGTGTTGGCAGGAATGCGCAGATGATCAATCCCGACAACCCTGGTGCCGGCCGTGTCACCGTTGCCGTGACCGATGCGGTCCCCGTCCGCAAGGTGCGGCTTGCGACCGAAAACTACAGCAACCTGGTCGCAAGTTCCGGCCAGGCGATGGGCCGCTATGTCTATAACAGCCTGTTCATCACCACTGTTGCGACCATTATCACGCTGGTGATGAATTCCATGGCTGCCTTTGCGCTTTCGAAGTACCGTTTCGCAGGCAGCAGCGTCGCCTTGATCTCGATCCTGTCGACGCTGATGATCCCGGCCACCGTGGTTCTCGTGCCGACTTACCTCATCGTTGCCGAACTCGGCCTTGTCGGAAATCTCTGGGGTGTCATCCTGCCGACCGTCGCGACGCCGACCGGCGTCTTCCTGCTACGCCAATACATGCTGACGATCCCTGACGAACTGATCGAGGCAGCGCGCATGGATCATGCGAGCGAGTGGCGCATCTTCTGGAGGATCGTCCTGCCGCTTTCCAGCCCGGCGCTTGCCGTTGTGGCGATCTTTTCGATCCTGTCGCGCTGGAACGACTTCCTGCTGCCCTTGATCGTGCTCAATCGCCGCGAGGTCTATACGCTGCAGCTGGCGCTTAACTCTTTCCAGAGCGAGTTCGAAGTCCGTTACGATCTGATGCTCGCCATGACGACCCTGACGGCGCTGCCGCTTGCCTGCGCCTTCATCTTTCTGCAGCGCTACATCACCACCGGCATCGCATCCACGGGCATCAAGTGA
- a CDS encoding ABC transporter ATP-binding protein, with the protein MANLVLENVNKSFGTLQVIPDINLDIADGEFVVFVGPSGCGKSTLLRMIAGLEEATGGDIRINGESVIDTPAADRGVAMVFQSYALYPHMTVRQNLSFGLENIRMPKDEIDRRVEAAGKLLQIDTLLDRRPRQLSGGQRQRVAIGRAITRDPKIFLFDEPLSNLDAELRVLMRVEITKLHERLGNTMIYVTHDQIEAMTMADKIVVLRKGVIEQVGAPLDLYNRPHNTFVAGFIGSPRMNLIEGTIGTSTNGTLAFECAGLPALELPLEVGLAAGRKATLGVRPEDFLVGESGWPAEVAVAEQHGANSYLHCTLPNGEPILVHQQGQSRVARGDILNIAPRSGHWHLFDETGLRIKTD; encoded by the coding sequence ATGGCAAACCTCGTACTGGAAAATGTCAACAAATCCTTCGGCACGCTGCAGGTGATCCCCGATATCAATCTCGATATTGCGGACGGCGAATTCGTCGTCTTCGTCGGCCCGTCCGGCTGTGGAAAGTCGACGCTGCTTAGAATGATTGCTGGGCTCGAAGAGGCAACGGGCGGCGACATCCGCATTAACGGCGAAAGCGTCATCGACACGCCGGCGGCCGATCGCGGCGTCGCCATGGTCTTCCAGTCCTACGCTCTTTATCCCCACATGACCGTTCGCCAGAACCTGAGCTTCGGACTTGAGAATATCCGGATGCCGAAAGACGAGATCGACCGCCGCGTTGAAGCAGCCGGCAAGCTTTTGCAGATCGACACGCTGCTCGACCGGCGCCCCCGCCAGCTGTCCGGCGGTCAGCGCCAGCGCGTCGCAATCGGTCGCGCCATCACCCGCGATCCGAAGATATTCCTCTTCGACGAGCCGCTTTCCAACCTCGATGCGGAACTGCGGGTGCTGATGCGCGTCGAGATTACAAAGCTGCACGAGCGGCTCGGCAATACGATGATCTATGTGACGCATGACCAGATCGAGGCGATGACAATGGCAGATAAGATCGTTGTCCTTCGCAAGGGCGTCATCGAGCAGGTCGGTGCGCCGCTTGATCTTTATAATCGCCCGCACAACACTTTCGTTGCCGGCTTCATCGGCTCGCCGCGCATGAACCTCATCGAAGGGACAATCGGCACTTCGACCAACGGGACGCTCGCCTTCGAGTGCGCCGGATTGCCGGCGTTGGAATTGCCCCTTGAAGTCGGGCTTGCAGCCGGACGGAAAGCAACACTCGGTGTGCGGCCCGAAGATTTCCTGGTTGGTGAAAGCGGCTGGCCAGCCGAGGTCGCCGTTGCCGAACAGCACGGCGCCAACAGCTATCTGCATTGCACCCTTCCAAACGGCGAGCCAATCCTGGTGCACCAGCAAGGCCAGAGCCGGGTCGCGCGCGGCGATATCCTCAACATCGCACCCCGTTCGGGCCATTGGCATCTGTTCGATGAAACCGGCCTGCGGATCAAAACCGACTGA
- a CDS encoding DMT family transporter, with the protein MKRSAVAVSSNVILTGVLLMLLGDFLFALNDAMGKWLVASFAVGQVLVIRSVGAFIVLGPMIIRQGTRQLFNVEHKGQQVMRVIMTTCDVSLFYAAVAYLPLADVMTFYMAGPIYVAALSHFFLGEKIGWRRWLAVFIGFAGVVVALRPSSAMLSLPSLFGLTGSLAFAVTLVMSRSLRATSDTTLVTWQTIAALIAGIILSIGHWRQATLLDYSGMLLLGVVASCAHLLITRSLKLAPASLLAPLQYTLLIWAIVLGMIFFDDVPDMQILIGAAIIVVAGLFIFHRKNLRDTITPDAVPPDGH; encoded by the coding sequence ATGAAACGCAGTGCCGTCGCCGTCAGTTCGAACGTGATCCTGACGGGCGTCTTGTTGATGCTGCTCGGCGATTTTCTCTTTGCGCTCAACGATGCGATGGGCAAATGGCTGGTTGCGAGTTTCGCCGTCGGCCAGGTGCTGGTGATCCGCTCGGTCGGCGCCTTCATCGTGCTCGGTCCGATGATCATCCGGCAAGGGACGCGGCAGCTCTTCAATGTCGAGCATAAGGGGCAGCAGGTGATGCGCGTCATCATGACGACCTGCGATGTCAGCCTGTTTTATGCGGCCGTCGCCTACCTGCCGCTTGCCGATGTCATGACCTTTTATATGGCGGGGCCGATCTATGTCGCCGCGCTTTCGCACTTTTTCCTCGGCGAGAAGATCGGTTGGCGCCGCTGGCTTGCGGTTTTCATCGGCTTTGCCGGTGTCGTCGTAGCGCTGCGTCCATCATCTGCGATGTTGTCCCTGCCATCTCTTTTCGGTCTGACGGGCAGTCTCGCCTTCGCGGTGACGCTGGTGATGAGCCGCTCCTTGCGCGCGACAAGCGACACCACGCTCGTCACCTGGCAGACGATCGCAGCTCTCATTGCCGGAATCATTCTCAGTATCGGCCATTGGCGTCAGGCGACACTTCTCGACTACTCAGGCATGCTGCTTCTGGGCGTCGTCGCCTCCTGCGCCCACCTGCTGATTACCCGATCGCTGAAGCTTGCGCCCGCATCGCTGCTGGCGCCGCTGCAATACACGCTGCTCATATGGGCGATCGTGCTTGGCATGATCTTTTTCGATGACGTACCCGACATGCAGATCCTCATCGGCGCCGCGATCATCGTCGTTGCAGGGCTTTTCATCTTCCACCGGAAAAACCTCAGGGACACGATCACGCCGGATGCCGTTCCACCGGACGGACATTGA
- a CDS encoding LysE family translocator has translation MPELASLLAFALIALGMVLTPGPNMIYLVSRSICQGQAAGLISLGGVALGFVVYMLSAALGITALVFAVPLAYDALRLAGAAYLAWLAWNALKPGGRSAFHVRDLPRDTNRKLFAMGFVTSLLNPKIAMLYLSLLPQFVNPQVGSVFVQSIAFGFTQIAISVSVNALIALFAGSIALFLGERPVFMRAQRMLMATVLGGLAVRMALESRR, from the coding sequence ATGCCCGAACTTGCAAGTCTGCTTGCCTTTGCCCTTATCGCTCTCGGCATGGTGCTGACGCCCGGGCCGAACATGATCTATCTCGTATCGCGCTCGATATGCCAGGGACAGGCGGCCGGATTGATCTCGCTTGGCGGTGTGGCACTCGGTTTCGTCGTCTACATGCTGTCGGCAGCGCTCGGGATTACCGCATTGGTCTTCGCCGTGCCACTCGCTTATGATGCGCTTCGGTTGGCAGGCGCCGCCTATCTTGCCTGGCTTGCCTGGAATGCATTAAAGCCCGGCGGCCGCTCGGCCTTTCACGTTCGCGACCTTCCGCGCGATACCAATCGCAAGCTCTTCGCCATGGGCTTCGTCACCAGCTTGCTCAACCCGAAGATCGCCATGCTTTATCTCTCACTGCTGCCGCAATTCGTGAACCCGCAGGTCGGCAGCGTCTTTGTGCAATCGATCGCGTTCGGCTTTACGCAGATCGCGATCAGCGTCAGCGTCAACGCACTCATTGCCCTCTTTGCGGGGTCCATCGCGCTTTTTCTCGGCGAACGGCCGGTCTTTATGCGGGCGCAGCGCATGCTGATGGCAACCGTCCTTGGAGGACTTGCCGTTCGCATGGCGCTTGAATCGCGCCGCTGA
- a CDS encoding CDP-alcohol phosphatidyltransferase family protein, translating to MTDTEDRRPLNSRNSWWAKAIAQKIAARSVTPNQISQASIAAAFIAGLLFFVAGRDASYSRMVLLALAAFFCQVRLLCNLFDGMVAVEGGKAEADGPFWNEFPDRAADMLIFAGIGLGIGHPGLGWAAAAFAVLTAYVRELGRATGHGSDFSGPMAKQHRMAVVTVAAVVSIGEPYWDLHNHVLWLGLWIVLLGAAATAVRRSLRLIRSMKTPL from the coding sequence ATGACGGACACTGAAGATCGCCGGCCGTTGAACAGCCGGAACAGCTGGTGGGCAAAGGCGATCGCGCAGAAGATCGCGGCGAGATCCGTCACGCCGAACCAGATATCGCAGGCAAGCATCGCCGCCGCCTTCATCGCCGGTCTCCTGTTCTTCGTCGCCGGACGCGACGCTAGCTATTCGCGCATGGTCCTTCTCGCTCTTGCGGCGTTTTTTTGCCAGGTGAGGCTTCTGTGCAATCTCTTTGACGGCATGGTGGCAGTCGAAGGGGGCAAGGCAGAAGCCGACGGGCCGTTCTGGAACGAATTTCCAGATCGCGCCGCCGACATGCTGATTTTTGCCGGCATCGGTCTTGGCATCGGCCATCCCGGCCTTGGCTGGGCGGCTGCAGCATTCGCAGTTCTGACCGCCTATGTGCGCGAGCTTGGCCGGGCCACGGGCCACGGCAGTGATTTTTCAGGCCCGATGGCCAAGCAGCACCGCATGGCGGTCGTCACCGTGGCTGCTGTCGTTTCGATCGGCGAACCTTACTGGGATCTGCATAACCATGTCCTTTGGCTCGGGCTTTGGATCGTGCTTCTCGGTGCCGCCGCAACTGCAGTCCGACGCAGCTTGCGCTTGATCCGGTCGATGAAAACTCCGCTCTGA
- a CDS encoding phosphatidate cytidylyltransferase — translation MNDARSDLITLVLGIFAVLIFASLVGYVLHRRLSPDGSNSAVENLNARIKAWWIMVIFIGVAFLAGRAGVIILFAFCSFAALREFITLTNTKRADHWALASAFFVVLPIQYYLLWAEEYGIYSIFVPVYAFLLMPIISVLRGDTERFLIRIAEVQWALMICVFCASHVPALLTLNIPGYEERNVLLIAFLVIVVQLSDVLQYVWGKLFGRTKIAPKLSPSKTVEGFAGGVASATLIGASLWWITPFTPLQAGLLSLVITLMGFFGGLVMSAIKRDRGVKDWGNLIEGHGGLIDRLDSVVFSAPIFFHLVRYWWSLT, via the coding sequence ATGAACGACGCGCGGTCCGATCTTATTACGCTCGTGCTCGGCATTTTCGCCGTGCTGATCTTTGCCTCGCTGGTTGGCTATGTCCTGCATCGGCGTCTTTCGCCGGATGGCTCCAATAGCGCCGTCGAGAACCTGAATGCACGCATCAAGGCCTGGTGGATCATGGTGATCTTCATCGGCGTCGCGTTTCTGGCGGGTCGCGCCGGTGTCATCATTCTTTTCGCCTTCTGCTCCTTTGCGGCACTTCGCGAATTCATCACGCTGACAAACACGAAGCGGGCCGATCACTGGGCGCTTGCCTCGGCCTTCTTCGTGGTGCTCCCCATTCAGTATTATTTGCTGTGGGCTGAAGAGTACGGGATCTACTCGATCTTCGTACCGGTTTACGCGTTTTTGCTGATGCCGATCATTTCGGTGCTACGGGGCGATACCGAACGGTTCCTCATCCGCATTGCCGAAGTGCAATGGGCCCTGATGATCTGCGTCTTCTGCGCTTCGCACGTGCCGGCGCTGCTGACCTTGAACATCCCCGGCTATGAGGAGCGCAACGTTCTTCTCATCGCATTTTTGGTCATCGTCGTGCAGCTCAGCGACGTCTTGCAGTATGTCTGGGGCAAGCTTTTCGGGCGAACGAAGATTGCCCCGAAACTCTCGCCGTCGAAAACCGTTGAGGGCTTTGCGGGCGGTGTCGCCAGTGCGACTTTGATCGGGGCGTCGCTCTGGTGGATCACACCGTTTACGCCCTTGCAGGCGGGCCTGCTTTCTCTGGTCATCACGCTAATGGGTTTCTTCGGCGGTCTGGTGATGTCGGCTATCAAGCGCGACCGAGGCGTGAAGGATTGGGGCAATCTCATCGAGGGTCACGGCGGATTGATCGACCGGCTCGATTCCGTGGTGTTTTCGGCGCCGATCTTCTTTCATCTTGTCCGCTACTGGTGGTCGCTGACATGA
- a CDS encoding lysophospholipid acyltransferase family protein, with the protein MEGLIAKPVAIAIVLFARAITAVRAIWANDGLPPRRCVYFANHSSHGDFILIWTVLPPRLRGQARPVAGADYWLRSPLTTFIGREVFNAVLIERDRERRTQDPVEQMAAAIDAGSSLILFPEGTRNQTDEPLLPFKSGLFHLAAARPGIDLVPVWINNLNRVMPKGEIVPIPLICTVTFGSPIRLEPGETKDGFLARARAALISLSPRHSGGSE; encoded by the coding sequence ATGGAAGGCCTGATCGCAAAGCCTGTCGCGATCGCTATCGTGCTGTTTGCCCGCGCGATCACGGCTGTGCGGGCGATCTGGGCGAATGACGGTTTGCCACCCCGGCGCTGCGTCTATTTTGCCAACCATTCGAGCCACGGCGATTTCATTCTGATCTGGACGGTCCTGCCGCCGCGTCTGCGCGGGCAAGCAAGGCCTGTGGCCGGCGCAGACTACTGGCTGAGATCGCCGCTTACCACGTTCATTGGCCGCGAAGTGTTCAATGCCGTGCTGATCGAGCGCGACCGTGAAAGGCGCACGCAGGATCCGGTCGAGCAGATGGCGGCGGCAATCGATGCCGGCTCGTCGCTGATCCTGTTTCCGGAGGGCACGCGCAACCAGACCGACGAGCCGCTTTTGCCCTTCAAGAGCGGCCTCTTCCATCTTGCCGCAGCTCGCCCGGGGATCGATCTGGTGCCGGTCTGGATCAACAATCTCAATCGCGTCATGCCAAAAGGCGAGATCGTGCCAATTCCCCTGATCTGCACGGTAACCTTCGGCAGCCCGATACGGCTTGAACCCGGCGAGACCAAGGACGGCTTCCTGGCAAGGGCGAGGGCCGCCTTGATTTCCCTTTCTCCAAGACATTCAGGCGGCAGTGAATGA
- a CDS encoding hemolysin family protein — protein sequence MFLEIIIVVLLTILNGVLAMSELAVVSSRPARLRVLADHGSGGAAQAIKLAEHPGRFLSTVQIGITLVGVLSGAFSGATLGGRLSAWLSAQGASPAVSDALGVGTVVVAITYLSLIIGELVPKQIALREPEVVASKVAPAMALLSKLALPLVWLLDASGKLVLTLLGQSGKGSEGVTDEEIKTVLAEAQSAGVIESEESAMISGVMRLADRTARALMTPRRDVEVVDIEDSIEDIRKQLHQTRRSRLPVRRNSSDEVLGVLFVKDFYDALDAHGHADIQSLAHEVPVISDLSTATHVIQAIRKSPVHMVLVYDEYGHFEGIVSSGDIMEAIMGALQEGPTDEQAIVRRGDGSYLVSGWTPIDEFAEFMNFKLADDIEFQTVAGLVLEELKHLPDLGESFVKDGWRFEVIDLDGRRVDKILLSPEPVEGEEPTA from the coding sequence TTGTTTCTGGAAATCATAATCGTTGTGCTGCTCACTATCTTGAACGGTGTGCTCGCAATGTCCGAACTTGCCGTCGTTTCATCACGTCCCGCCCGTCTGAGGGTCCTGGCCGATCATGGGAGCGGCGGGGCTGCCCAAGCCATCAAACTTGCCGAACATCCCGGCCGCTTTCTCTCAACCGTTCAGATTGGGATTACACTCGTCGGCGTTCTCTCGGGTGCCTTTTCAGGCGCAACGCTGGGCGGCCGTCTTTCGGCCTGGCTTAGCGCACAGGGCGCTTCCCCCGCCGTCTCCGATGCGCTTGGCGTCGGCACGGTGGTCGTTGCCATTACCTATCTTTCGCTGATAATCGGCGAACTGGTTCCGAAGCAGATTGCGCTTCGCGAACCTGAAGTGGTGGCAAGCAAAGTTGCTCCGGCCATGGCCCTGCTTTCCAAGCTTGCCTTGCCGCTCGTCTGGCTTCTCGACGCGTCCGGCAAGCTTGTGCTTACGCTTCTTGGTCAGTCAGGAAAGGGCAGCGAGGGCGTCACCGACGAAGAGATCAAGACGGTGCTCGCCGAGGCGCAGAGTGCCGGCGTGATCGAGAGCGAGGAATCGGCGATGATATCCGGCGTCATGCGCCTTGCCGACCGCACGGCGAGAGCCTTGATGACTCCTCGCCGCGACGTCGAAGTCGTAGACATCGAAGACAGCATCGAAGACATTCGCAAGCAGCTGCACCAAACCCGCCGCTCGCGCCTGCCTGTGCGCCGTAACAGTTCTGACGAGGTGCTTGGCGTGCTCTTCGTGAAGGACTTTTACGATGCACTCGATGCGCATGGCCATGCAGACATCCAGTCGCTTGCCCATGAAGTTCCGGTGATCTCAGACCTTTCGACGGCAACGCATGTCATCCAGGCAATCCGCAAATCACCGGTCCACATGGTGCTCGTCTACGACGAATATGGCCACTTCGAGGGCATTGTCTCTTCCGGCGACATCATGGAAGCGATCATGGGCGCACTGCAGGAGGGACCTACTGACGAGCAGGCAATCGTTCGCCGCGGCGACGGCTCCTATCTTGTTTCCGGCTGGACGCCGATCGACGAGTTCGCCGAATTCATGAACTTCAAGCTGGCGGATGACATTGAATTCCAGACCGTCGCCGGCCTTGTGCTGGAAGAGTTGAAACACCTGCCGGATCTCGGCGAAAGCTTCGTGAAGGATGGCTGGCGCTTCGAGGTCATCGATCTTGACGGCCGCCGCGTCGACAAGATCCTCCTCTCGCCGGAACCTGTAGAAGGTGAAGAGCCGACGGCGTAA
- a CDS encoding PQQ-dependent sugar dehydrogenase — MKKIIIVVLLLILVAGGWIFVFERESATVPIEQGYGPSPMLPAPNPTLIPTVNVAEAASWPEGATPKAAEGLKVEAFARGLDHPRWIHVLPNGDVLVAESNKPPKGEDAGFSIRGWFEGVLMRRAGAEVKSANRITLLRDADKDGAAETSTVFLKDLNSPFGMAYSKDTLYVANTDAVMAFPYKQGETVITAPGAKIADLPAGPINQHWTKDLIASPDGTKLYATVGSNSNVGENGMDAEKNRASILEIDLATKGVRVFASGLRNPNGLAWQPRTGALWVAVNERDELGSDLVPDYMTSVKEGGFYGWPYSYFGQHIDSRAKPQNPEMVASAIVPDYALGPHTASLGLTFNTSNLFGPDYVGGAFVGQHGSWNRKPRSGYKVIFVPFVDGKPSGPPRDVLTGFVGADDKAFGRPVGVAIDIKGALLVADDVGNTIWRVSPASAQ; from the coding sequence ATGAAGAAGATCATCATTGTCGTCCTTCTTCTCATCCTTGTTGCAGGCGGGTGGATATTCGTCTTTGAGCGTGAATCCGCCACCGTCCCGATCGAGCAGGGATACGGTCCCTCACCGATGCTACCCGCGCCGAACCCGACGTTGATCCCGACAGTCAATGTCGCGGAAGCGGCCAGCTGGCCAGAAGGAGCCACACCAAAAGCCGCAGAGGGGTTGAAGGTGGAAGCTTTTGCAAGGGGCCTCGACCACCCGCGCTGGATCCATGTCCTGCCGAACGGCGATGTCCTTGTTGCCGAAAGCAACAAGCCGCCAAAAGGTGAAGACGCCGGGTTCAGCATCCGCGGCTGGTTCGAAGGTGTGCTCATGAGGCGGGCCGGCGCCGAGGTCAAAAGTGCAAACCGCATCACCCTGCTGCGCGATGCCGACAAGGACGGTGCAGCCGAGACCAGCACCGTCTTCCTGAAGGATCTCAATTCGCCCTTCGGCATGGCATATTCCAAGGATACGCTCTACGTCGCCAATACCGATGCGGTCATGGCTTTTCCCTATAAGCAAGGTGAAACGGTGATCACCGCGCCGGGCGCAAAAATTGCCGATCTACCAGCAGGCCCGATCAATCAGCACTGGACGAAAGACCTGATCGCGAGCCCTGACGGCACCAAGCTCTATGCCACCGTGGGCTCCAACAGCAATGTCGGGGAAAACGGGATGGATGCGGAAAAAAACCGTGCCTCGATCCTCGAAATCGATCTTGCCACAAAGGGTGTTCGCGTCTTCGCAAGCGGCTTGCGCAATCCAAATGGTCTTGCCTGGCAGCCGCGGACGGGCGCACTTTGGGTGGCCGTCAACGAACGCGACGAGCTCGGCAGCGATCTCGTTCCCGACTATATGACCTCGGTGAAGGAAGGCGGCTTTTATGGCTGGCCCTACAGCTATTTCGGCCAGCATATCGATAGCCGGGCAAAGCCGCAAAACCCTGAAATGGTTGCGAGCGCCATCGTCCCCGATTATGCCCTTGGTCCGCATACCGCCTCGCTTGGCCTGACCTTCAACACGAGCAACCTGTTTGGTCCGGATTATGTCGGCGGTGCCTTCGTCGGCCAGCACGGCTCCTGGAACCGCAAGCCGCGCAGCGGCTACAAGGTGATCTTCGTGCCTTTCGTCGATGGCAAGCCCTCCGGCCCGCCGCGCGATGTCCTGACGGGTTTTGTCGGGGCGGACGACAAGGCCTTCGGCCGACCTGTCGGCGTCGCGATCGACATCAAGGGTGCGTTGCTTGTTGCCGATGACGTCGGCAACACGATATGGCGGGTCTCACCGGCTTCGGCACAGTGA